The proteins below are encoded in one region of Paenibacillus albus:
- a CDS encoding YciI family protein, translating into MNYTLMFYESQEDFAARKDPARQQDYLAGWTHYVHALREAGIVVFGSGLYAPETAATMTRRGGEMAVQDGPFPETKEQLGGIFVIDVPDLDTALEWAARGPVDTVEVRQNIPALK; encoded by the coding sequence ATGAATTACACCTTGATGTTTTACGAGAGTCAGGAGGACTTTGCAGCCAGAAAGGATCCTGCTAGGCAACAAGACTACTTGGCAGGCTGGACGCACTATGTGCATGCTCTGCGGGAGGCCGGAATTGTAGTATTTGGTTCGGGCCTTTATGCGCCGGAGACGGCTGCCACGATGACGCGCCGCGGTGGCGAGATGGCGGTTCAAGATGGACCTTTCCCGGAGACGAAAGAGCAGCTCGGCGGGATCTTCGTCATTGATGTACCCGACCTAGATACTGCATTAGAGTGGGCTGCAAGGGGGCCTGTCGATACGGTTGAGGTCAGACAGAACATTCCCGCATTGAA
- a CDS encoding SDR family oxidoreductase, with protein sequence MKRYAFVTGADRGLGFALVKELLNRQYCVIAGRYMADNRQLADLAEMWQDQLSLVELDVASDQSVADAAAQIAHITDTLELVINNAGILGDIGATILDPLSFADMQHVYNINTLGPLRVSNAVAPLVLRGQSKLFVQISSEAGSIADCERNSWFGYCMSKAAVNMQGALIHNEVKKSGGKVLLLHPGWVQSYMSGSLNTEATLTADESAAHLIVRIQEAIDDIPGEKPKYLDYAGNELPW encoded by the coding sequence ATGAAACGCTATGCTTTCGTAACCGGCGCAGACCGCGGTCTCGGTTTTGCGCTCGTAAAGGAATTGCTTAATCGCCAGTATTGCGTCATTGCAGGACGCTACATGGCAGACAATCGTCAGCTCGCTGACCTTGCTGAGATGTGGCAGGACCAGCTGTCGCTCGTAGAGCTGGATGTCGCGAGCGATCAAAGCGTCGCCGATGCTGCAGCACAGATCGCCCATATTACCGACACCTTGGAGTTGGTCATCAACAATGCGGGAATTTTAGGCGATATCGGGGCCACGATACTAGATCCGCTTTCGTTTGCAGACATGCAGCACGTCTATAATATCAATACGCTTGGTCCGCTTCGCGTCTCTAACGCGGTGGCGCCGCTCGTGCTTCGAGGCCAGTCGAAGCTGTTCGTGCAGATTTCTTCGGAGGCCGGCAGCATCGCCGATTGCGAGCGTAATAGCTGGTTCGGTTACTGCATGTCGAAGGCCGCAGTCAATATGCAAGGCGCACTCATTCATAATGAAGTGAAGAAGTCCGGCGGAAAAGTGCTCCTTCTCCATCCGGGATGGGTACAATCTTACATGAGCGGCTCTTTAAATACAGAAGCGACATTAACAGCAGACGAGTCCGCGGCTCATCTCATCGTTCGGATTCAGGAAGCGATAGATGACATTCCTGGTGAAAAACCAAAATATCTCGATTATGCAGGGAACGAGTTGCCTTGGTAA
- a CDS encoding ThuA domain-containing protein produces MSVHKNILVLGDNNERAPYHPLKNIQDELAAILGDLYTIHFTDNYSSLDPENLHSYDLMIAYTDCWNAPITEQHAASITQFVQRGGSLLVIHNGISLQSREECSKLIGGKFTGHPDYQLLDFRKTAVQHPVTIGIEPFSLEEEPYQFEFYSDASIEVLLEYTLDDRRIPAAWTIARGEGRIVYLMPGHHKPSFLHPSSRRLIQNSAQWLTATS; encoded by the coding sequence ATGAGTGTTCATAAAAATATTCTTGTGCTAGGCGATAATAACGAGCGAGCACCTTACCATCCGCTAAAAAATATTCAAGATGAGCTTGCTGCCATTCTTGGCGATCTCTATACCATCCATTTCACCGATAATTACAGCTCGCTTGATCCTGAGAACCTGCATTCGTACGACTTGATGATTGCGTACACCGACTGCTGGAATGCTCCGATAACGGAACAGCATGCCGCGTCGATCACTCAATTCGTTCAGCGCGGTGGCAGCCTGCTCGTTATCCATAACGGCATATCACTGCAGTCGCGCGAGGAGTGCTCGAAACTCATCGGCGGCAAATTTACCGGCCACCCGGACTATCAACTTCTGGACTTCCGCAAGACGGCGGTACAGCATCCAGTTACGATCGGTATCGAGCCTTTCTCACTAGAGGAGGAGCCGTATCAGTTTGAGTTTTATTCCGATGCCAGCATCGAAGTGCTGCTCGAATATACGCTTGATGACCGACGTATCCCAGCTGCATGGACAATAGCTCGCGGCGAAGGTCGAATTGTGTACTTAATGCCGGGTCATCACAAGCCATCGTTCCTGCATCCATCCAGCCGTAGGCTGATTCAGAACAGTGCGCAATGGCTGACCGCAACCTCATAG
- a CDS encoding SGNH/GDSL hydrolase family protein, which translates to MNYPKLNEYRMLNQHAKKGQILFVGSSLMEGFPIYEMQLTLNFGLDRVIYNRGIGGTTTSDLLQSMDACIFELEPSKLFINIGSNDIAAAGNDGYSKDALLKNYNDILDQIKERLPQCEVFVMAYYPINAQADFGIDQAEKTAMFATRTNANILEANAAIEQLAKQHSFSFINVNEGLTDKDGNLKPEFTVEGIHLWPNAYTVILNNLRKYL; encoded by the coding sequence ATGAACTATCCGAAGCTGAATGAATACCGGATGCTGAACCAGCACGCCAAGAAGGGTCAAATCTTATTTGTAGGTTCTTCGCTAATGGAAGGATTCCCGATTTATGAAATGCAGCTGACGTTGAATTTTGGTCTTGATAGGGTTATCTATAATCGCGGAATTGGCGGTACGACGACCTCAGATCTTCTGCAATCGATGGATGCATGCATTTTTGAGCTGGAGCCAAGCAAGCTCTTTATTAATATCGGCTCGAACGATATTGCAGCCGCTGGGAATGACGGTTACAGCAAAGATGCCCTGCTTAAGAATTACAATGATATCTTGGATCAGATAAAAGAACGGCTGCCACAGTGCGAAGTTTTCGTAATGGCCTATTATCCGATTAATGCGCAAGCGGACTTTGGGATTGATCAAGCCGAGAAGACAGCGATGTTTGCCACGAGAACGAACGCCAACATTCTAGAGGCGAATGCGGCAATCGAACAATTAGCCAAGCAGCATAGCTTTTCATTTATTAACGTGAACGAAGGCCTAACGGATAAGGACGGCAACTTAAAACCGGAATTCACCGTAGAAGGCATCCATTTATGGCCAAATGCATATACGGTCATTCTGAATAATTTGAGAAAGTATTTGTAA
- a CDS encoding phosphotransferase family protein: MNDILVRQASRIAEDFLQEKVKTTYQIKDKGIDNQIFVIETESRKVVVRMNNKDTYSTYMKEKWCIEQAAAVGIAGPEVLSLGTVGEVAYMIQAYIHGNNGLDSNAHKPDIWRQLGEYAKRMDLIQVEGFGRSLHDPVNGVFQTFGHAKSDGSLQGDLQHNIHCLTEEDPLIMLGVITQEESQRVKELFEQLKHETFRFGLIHGDISLKNTIVHDDQVILLDWGNAEVNVVPHGTVLQVLQYQMLGLKEGPNKEELGAFLEGYGASEEDLADMRALQLLRAFDHTRWAIDRCPERIEAYASFAKQVVGIVLQKKS, encoded by the coding sequence ATGAATGACATATTAGTGCGACAAGCATCACGAATTGCCGAAGATTTTCTCCAAGAAAAAGTGAAGACTACCTACCAAATTAAAGATAAAGGCATCGATAATCAAATTTTCGTCATCGAAACAGAGAGTCGCAAAGTCGTTGTCCGCATGAACAATAAAGATACATATTCAACCTATATGAAAGAGAAATGGTGTATCGAACAAGCAGCCGCAGTTGGAATTGCTGGACCTGAGGTGTTATCCCTTGGTACCGTTGGTGAAGTCGCATATATGATTCAAGCATATATCCATGGTAACAATGGTTTAGACAGTAACGCTCACAAGCCAGATATTTGGAGACAGCTTGGAGAATATGCCAAGCGAATGGATTTGATTCAAGTAGAAGGCTTTGGTAGGAGTCTGCACGATCCTGTCAACGGCGTGTTCCAAACCTTTGGTCATGCCAAATCAGACGGCAGTTTGCAAGGGGATTTGCAGCATAATATCCATTGTTTAACTGAGGAAGATCCCTTGATTATGCTTGGTGTAATTACTCAGGAGGAATCACAGAGAGTAAAAGAACTATTCGAGCAGCTGAAGCACGAGACATTTCGCTTTGGATTAATTCACGGAGACATCTCTCTAAAGAACACCATTGTCCATGATGATCAAGTTATATTGCTGGATTGGGGCAATGCTGAGGTGAATGTGGTTCCGCATGGGACGGTTCTTCAGGTTTTGCAATACCAAATGCTGGGGCTCAAGGAAGGCCCGAATAAAGAAGAGCTCGGAGCTTTTCTTGAAGGCTACGGGGCGAGTGAAGAGGACCTTGCTGACATGAGAGCTTTACAGTTGCTTAGAGCTTTTGATCACACCAGATGGGCAATTGATCGTTGTCCGGAGAGGATTGAAGCCTATGCTTCGTTCGCGAAGCAAGTTGTTGGCATAGTATTGCAGAAAAAGAGCTGA